A single genomic interval of Theropithecus gelada isolate Dixy chromosome 16, Tgel_1.0, whole genome shotgun sequence harbors:
- the LOC112609680 gene encoding asialoglycoprotein receptor 1 isoform X2, with translation MTKEYQDLQHLDNEESDHHQLGKDAQLQRELRGLRETFSNFTASTEAQVKGLSTQGGNVGRKMKSLESQLEKQQKDLSEDHSSLLLHVKQFVSDLRSLSCQMAALQGNGSERACCPVNWVEHERSCYWFSRSGKAWADADNYCRLEDAHLVVVTSWEEQKFVQHHIGPVNTWMGLHDQNGPWKWVDGTDYETGFKNWRPEQPDDWYGHGLGGGEDCAHFTDDGRWNDDVCQRPYRWVCETELDKASQEPPLL, from the exons ATGACCAAGGAGTATCAGGACCTGCAGCATCTGGACAATGAGGAGAGTGACCACCATCAGCTCGGAAAAG ACGCCCAGCTGCAGCGGGAGCTGCGGGGCCTGAGAGAGACGTTCAGCAACTTCACAGCGAGCACCGAGGCCCAGGTCAAGGGCTTGAGCACCCAGG GAGGCAATGTGGGAAGAAAGATGAAGTCGCTGGAGTCCCAGCTGGAGAAACAGCAGAAGGACCTGAGTGAAG atcactccagcctgctgCTCCACGTGAAGCAGTTCGTGTCTGACCTGCGGAGCCTGAGCTGTCAGATGGCGGCGCTCCAGGGCAATG GCTCAGAAAGGGCCTGCTGCCCAGTCAACTGGGTGGAGCACGAGCGCAGCTGCTACTGGTTCTCTCGCTCCGGGAAGGCCTGGGCCGACGCCGACAACTACTGCCGGCTGGAGGACGCGCACCTGGTGGTGGTCACGTCCTGGGAGGAGCAG AAATTTGTCCAGCACCACATAGGTCCTGTGAACACCTGGATGGGCCTCCACGACCAAAACGGGCCCTGGAAGTGGGTGGACGGGACGGACTACGAGACGGGCTTCAA GAACTGGAGACCGGAGCAGCCGGACGACTGGTATGGCCACGGGCTCGGGGGAGGGGAGGACTGTGCCCACTTCACCGACGACGGCCGCTGGAACGACGACGTCTGCCAGAGGCCCTACCGCTGGGTCTGCGAGACAGAGCTGGACAAGGCCAGTCAGGAGCCACCTctcctttaa
- the LOC112609680 gene encoding asialoglycoprotein receptor 1 isoform X1, producing MTKEYQDLQHLDNEESDHHQLGKGPPPPQSLLRRLCSGPRLLLLSLGLSLLLLVVVCVIGSQNAQLQRELRGLRETFSNFTASTEAQVKGLSTQGGNVGRKMKSLESQLEKQQKDLSEDHSSLLLHVKQFVSDLRSLSCQMAALQGNGSERACCPVNWVEHERSCYWFSRSGKAWADADNYCRLEDAHLVVVTSWEEQKFVQHHIGPVNTWMGLHDQNGPWKWVDGTDYETGFKNWRPEQPDDWYGHGLGGGEDCAHFTDDGRWNDDVCQRPYRWVCETELDKASQEPPLL from the exons ATGACCAAGGAGTATCAGGACCTGCAGCATCTGGACAATGAGGAGAGTGACCACCATCAGCTCGGAAAAG GGCCACCTCCTCCGCAGTCCCTCCTGCGGCGTCTCTGCTCCGGCCCTCGCCTCCTCCTgctctccctgggcctcagcctcctgctgctGGTGGTTGTCTGTGTGATCGGATCCCAAA ACGCCCAGCTGCAGCGGGAGCTGCGGGGCCTGAGAGAGACGTTCAGCAACTTCACAGCGAGCACCGAGGCCCAGGTCAAGGGCTTGAGCACCCAGG GAGGCAATGTGGGAAGAAAGATGAAGTCGCTGGAGTCCCAGCTGGAGAAACAGCAGAAGGACCTGAGTGAAG atcactccagcctgctgCTCCACGTGAAGCAGTTCGTGTCTGACCTGCGGAGCCTGAGCTGTCAGATGGCGGCGCTCCAGGGCAATG GCTCAGAAAGGGCCTGCTGCCCAGTCAACTGGGTGGAGCACGAGCGCAGCTGCTACTGGTTCTCTCGCTCCGGGAAGGCCTGGGCCGACGCCGACAACTACTGCCGGCTGGAGGACGCGCACCTGGTGGTGGTCACGTCCTGGGAGGAGCAG AAATTTGTCCAGCACCACATAGGTCCTGTGAACACCTGGATGGGCCTCCACGACCAAAACGGGCCCTGGAAGTGGGTGGACGGGACGGACTACGAGACGGGCTTCAA GAACTGGAGACCGGAGCAGCCGGACGACTGGTATGGCCACGGGCTCGGGGGAGGGGAGGACTGTGCCCACTTCACCGACGACGGCCGCTGGAACGACGACGTCTGCCAGAGGCCCTACCGCTGGGTCTGCGAGACAGAGCTGGACAAGGCCAGTCAGGAGCCACCTctcctttaa